CGTGGTCACCATCTTCACGCTGCCGCTGGTGGTGTCGTGGTCCATGAACCACTTCCTCGGCGCGGCGCGGGCCGTCGACATGCCGGTGGGCACCATGATGGCCCAGGTCTTCCTGATGCTCGGCGTCCCCGTCGCGCTCGGCATGTTCGTCCGGCACCGCGCGCCGCGCTGGGCCATCGCCTTCGAACCCAGGGCCACGCGCATCGCCACCGTGCTGTTCGTGCTGATCGTCGCGGGCGCCGTGGCCAAGGGCTGGCCCCTGCTGCGCGACAATTTCGCCACGCTGGCACCCCTCGCGCTGTGCCTGAACCTCACGATGCTCGCGGTGGGCTTCCTCGCCGCGTGGCTCGTGCGCCTGTCACGCCGCCAGTCGGTGACCCTCGGCATCGAGACGGCGGTGCAGAACGCCACGCTGGCCCTGGTGGTCGCGAGTTCGGTGCTGAAGGACGACGCGATGGCCATCCCGGGGGCACTCTACGGCGTGCTGATGTACGTGGGCGGGCTGGCGTTCGCGTTCGGGATGCGGGCGTTCGTGCGCCCCGAAAACGATCAGGCGGACAGGAGCGCCGCGATCGCCTCCTGACGAGCCCGCCGGATGGCGTCGGCGATGGCAGGCCCCTGGCGGCCCTGCTCGGCGGCCTTCGCGGCCACAGCCGCGGTGTCCACCGACCGTGCCGCTTTCAAGGCCTCCAGCAGCCGCTGCCGCTGCGGATAGGGCTCGTCCTCCTTGTCCAACCGCCCGCGCGCATCGCACTCGCACGCGAACAGCACGTCGGCGAAGCGCTCGGGGCGGCGCCACGCATCGCAGCGATCGAGCAGCCGCACCACGGCTGCCGCGTCGAGCGTGCCGCTGCGGTGCACGTTGCCGTGTTCACGCGCCACCGTGACGGCGGTCTCGCGGCATTCGTTGGGCACCCGCAGGCGTGCGCTGACCGCTTCCACGAGCTTCACGCTGCGCGCCTCGTGGGCGATGTGGCGCGGCCATTCGTCCTCCGGCGTCGTGCCCTTGCCGAGGTCGTGGCCCAGGCACGCGTAGCGCACGGCGAGCGGGGCGCCCAGGCGGGCGGCGGTGTCCAGCACCATCATCAGGTGCACGCCGGTGTCGACCTCGGGGTGGTGCAACTCGGGCTGGGGCACGCCCCACAGGCAGTCCACCTCGGGCAGCAGCCGGGCGAGCGCCCCGCAGCCGCGCAGCACCTCGAACATGCGCGAGGGGCGTTCTTCCATCAGGCCGCGCGACAGCTCCTGCCACACGCGTTCGGCCACCAGGGCATCGACCTCGCCGTCCTCGACCATGCGCGACATCAGCGTCTCGGTCTCCGGCGCCACCGTGAAGTCGTGGAAGCGGGCGGCGAACCGCGCGATGCGCAGGATGCGCACCGGGTCCTCCGCGAACGCCGGTGAGACGTGGCGCAGCACGCGCGCTTCCAGGTCCTTGCGGCCGCCGTACGGGTCGACGATCAGGCCGTCGTCGTCCTGCGCCATCGCGTTGATGGTGAGGTCGCGGCGCTGCAGGTCCTCCTCGAGCGTGACTCCGGGGTCGGCGTGGAACGTGAAGCCGTGGTAGCCGGGCGCGGTCTTGCGTTCGGTGCG
This genomic stretch from Piscinibacter gummiphilus harbors:
- a CDS encoding multifunctional CCA addition/repair protein translates to MKTWRVGGAVRDALLGRPVNDHDWVVVGASPKELVDQGYLPVGKDFPVFLHPETREEVALARTERKTAPGYHGFTFHADPGVTLEEDLQRRDLTINAMAQDDDGLIVDPYGGRKDLEARVLRHVSPAFAEDPVRILRIARFAARFHDFTVAPETETLMSRMVEDGEVDALVAERVWQELSRGLMEERPSRMFEVLRGCGALARLLPEVDCLWGVPQPELHHPEVDTGVHLMMVLDTAARLGAPLAVRYACLGHDLGKGTTPEDEWPRHIAHEARSVKLVEAVSARLRVPNECRETAVTVAREHGNVHRSGTLDAAAVVRLLDRCDAWRRPERFADVLFACECDARGRLDKEDEPYPQRQRLLEALKAARSVDTAAVAAKAAEQGRQGPAIADAIRRARQEAIAALLSA
- a CDS encoding bile acid:sodium symporter family protein; the protein is MWARSRPPSPLPSFVPRPRMQSDLISSILLPLILAFIMFSLGLGLTVADFKRIATAPRALLVGFVCHFILLPVVCYFMVSAAGIGGAFAVGFMLLASCPTGTTSNLLTYVARGDVALAVSFTAVASVVTIFTLPLVVSWSMNHFLGAARAVDMPVGTMMAQVFLMLGVPVALGMFVRHRAPRWAIAFEPRATRIATVLFVLIVAGAVAKGWPLLRDNFATLAPLALCLNLTMLAVGFLAAWLVRLSRRQSVTLGIETAVQNATLALVVASSVLKDDAMAIPGALYGVLMYVGGLAFAFGMRAFVRPENDQADRSAAIAS